One genomic segment of Mobula hypostoma chromosome 2, sMobHyp1.1, whole genome shotgun sequence includes these proteins:
- the c2h1orf43 gene encoding protein C1orf43 homolog isoform X2 yields the protein MRFAMKSRRGPHVPIGHNAPKDLREEIDRRLLKVQDLDYEPQLLDEDDVRLLQLQDPRTQGRYNYLYRMKALDAIRHIDIPLSQGSDHGKRLTGRSFHTFLLELREGNSPYRGVRKNLIDKLIDGYEAARYGTAAFGKAEYQKYQHAVNELASILQARGARSQAQHQNAAKDLTPAPEASSPSTIQVTYLPSTKNKRGKHFLELKSFKDNYNTLESTL from the exons ATGAGGTTCGCCATGAAATCCCGGAGAGGCCCCCATGTCCCCATTGGGCACAACGCGCCCAAG GACCTGAGAGAGGAGATAGACCGGAGACTCCTAAAGGTCCAGGATCTCGACTATGAGCCGCAGCTACttgatgaagatgatgtgcgCTTGCTGCAGCTGCAGGACCCAAGAACCCAAG GTCGCTATAACTACTTGTACAGGATGAAGGCTCTGGATGCCATCCGGCACATTG ATATTCCACTCAGCCAAGGCTCCGATCACGGCAAACGTTTGACTGGAAGGAGTTTCCATACCTTCCTGCTGGAGCTGCGAGAAGGCAACTCGCCCTACCGAGGGGTCCGCAAGAACCTCATCGACAAGCTGATAGATGGCTATGAAGCAGCACGATATGGGACAGCG GCCTTTGGAAAAGCAGAGTATCAGAAGTACCAGCATGCAGTGAACGAGCTGGCCTCCAT CCTGCAAGCCCGGGGTGCACGGAGCCAGGCCCAGCACCAGAATGCGGCCAAGGATTTGACCCCTGCTCCTGAGGCCTCCTCGCCAAGCACCATCCAGGTCACTTACCTCCCGTCCACCAAGAACAAGAGAGGCAAGCATTTTCTCGAGCTGAAGAGCTTCAAGGACAACTACAATACACTGGAGAGCACGCTGTGA
- the c2h1orf43 gene encoding protein C1orf43 homolog isoform X1, with the protein MMSAKSLSGVNVVLVMAYGSLIFVLLFIFVKRQIMRFAMKSRRGPHVPIGHNAPKDLREEIDRRLLKVQDLDYEPQLLDEDDVRLLQLQDPRTQGRYNYLYRMKALDAIRHIDIPLSQGSDHGKRLTGRSFHTFLLELREGNSPYRGVRKNLIDKLIDGYEAARYGTAAFGKAEYQKYQHAVNELASILQARGARSQAQHQNAAKDLTPAPEASSPSTIQVTYLPSTKNKRGKHFLELKSFKDNYNTLESTL; encoded by the exons ATGATGAGTGCCAAGAGTCTGTCCGGGGTGAATGTGGTGCTGGTGATGGCCTACGGCAGCCTA ATATTTGTCCTCCTCTTCATCTTTGTCAAGCGCCAGATCATGAGGTTCGCCATGAAATCCCGGAGAGGCCCCCATGTCCCCATTGGGCACAACGCGCCCAAG GACCTGAGAGAGGAGATAGACCGGAGACTCCTAAAGGTCCAGGATCTCGACTATGAGCCGCAGCTACttgatgaagatgatgtgcgCTTGCTGCAGCTGCAGGACCCAAGAACCCAAG GTCGCTATAACTACTTGTACAGGATGAAGGCTCTGGATGCCATCCGGCACATTG ATATTCCACTCAGCCAAGGCTCCGATCACGGCAAACGTTTGACTGGAAGGAGTTTCCATACCTTCCTGCTGGAGCTGCGAGAAGGCAACTCGCCCTACCGAGGGGTCCGCAAGAACCTCATCGACAAGCTGATAGATGGCTATGAAGCAGCACGATATGGGACAGCG GCCTTTGGAAAAGCAGAGTATCAGAAGTACCAGCATGCAGTGAACGAGCTGGCCTCCAT CCTGCAAGCCCGGGGTGCACGGAGCCAGGCCCAGCACCAGAATGCGGCCAAGGATTTGACCCCTGCTCCTGAGGCCTCCTCGCCAAGCACCATCCAGGTCACTTACCTCCCGTCCACCAAGAACAAGAGAGGCAAGCATTTTCTCGAGCTGAAGAGCTTCAAGGACAACTACAATACACTGGAGAGCACGCTGTGA